The genomic segment ttgtggtttttttttgatAGTTTACCATCATTTTAAAGTTCACTAATATGAAATTAATTGCAATCTGATTCAAAATTCCTATGCTAAACACTAATATTGCCACAACCTGTGTATAAAAATTTCTTCTACAGTAGTTTTATAAGCTGTAAGATTACCATACaaatttagtttttataaaaatccTGAAGGCAATACCACATATTTGGTGGTCAAATTCATCTCCCAGCTACAGGTATGAGGTCAAACTAATATGAAAAATGTTGATAATACCACTCTTACCACTATTTACAAAGGCAGAATAATCTGAATTTAAAATTAGGAAAGCTCTAAATAGAGATGAGCAAGGGATGTTCCCAGCTCTATAATTAAGTTAGTTTTACACGGATAATTACAACTATTAATTATCATAACTGGATAAAAAGAATTTCAAGCCATCACAAAATAAGCAAAACTTACCATTTTCCCCCAGCATCACCATAATTTCAGAATCTGTAAACTCTCCAGCTACAATTGCTAGCTCAAACTCTCCCatctttttcttcattcctgGATATTTATACATACACATCTTTTTAACTTCTTCCTCATTTGCTGTCTCAGCCACTTTAAAAACAAGTGACGCATCTCTGAATCTCAAGTTTTCTGTTGGAACGTAGCCATCCAAAAAAATGTTTATGCCTGTTAGAAAGGCATTATAAGTAAGTGAAGATCAATTAGAGACTAAAATTTTCAACAGCAAAATTAATCATATGAAAGCCAAAAATTGGGCTCTTGGGGATCCACATatggattttaaatatttatgcatttttgaGAACATGCAAGTTTGCATACAACGCACGTTTTAATAGcttgtgcatatatatgtgtacatatatatattacacaCCAAATACTAAATCTTTTCGTTATCATACATGACTTTCATATAAGATTTTTACCTCAGGTTTTATGTAAAACGTGCAAATTTggcataacattttattttaaggtCAAAAATTGCAATAAAAAAATGACAACTAGACAGGAATGGAATATTTTCATAGATAAACAAAATCACTAATTTGgggatacatttaaaaataagcaatgtGATCTATGAATATTATTCAATGCTCACATGGTAGTTAACCATATACTTTGAAGTtggatttttgcttttttcttcaaattaatTTTGCAGGTTCATAAATTGAATAACGAGCTAAAACTTCACTTAACATTTCTTTTGGCATCACTGTACAAAGCAAGCATCATTACCTAAACATTCTGATACTTGAAAGTAAACCAACACATTGTTTAATAAAATCCCTCCCTACTAAAACTGTAAAATCCATGGTGGCAGGGTCTTTATCTTACATATAGTCTTAGCCTAGAacataggtgttcaataaatatttgaacaaatgAAGAGATACATTTATTCTACCAAAATGAGCAAATGACTTTGGACTGAAAGcacttttaaaactattattgtgaggttaaaaaattaaagccaaaaattaaataaaaaaacttgAAGGAACCTTATTGGCCACATACTCCAAACACCTAATTTATCATATAAGGAAATGAAGGCTGACTTCCGCTCAAAAATCACAGCAAGTCAGTCTTTGCATTCCTATTGCAAAGCttgttttctgaatttaaaaatgagtacAGTATGAATATTCTGTCTTGATTCTGTGATAATCAGGGTAGGCTAAACATTTGCTATATTAGAAACCATGCATGTGTCTCCGGACCTAGTTGTATCCCCTAGGTCTGGTTTTTAGAATGCTGGTGATAAACCAAGTCTGATTTATTATATGACTATCCTTGCATGGGAAATGGCTGTAATTCTAGGTATCTTTGGTTAACCTTAAGAGATACAGCAGCAGCAATAACTCTGAAAATAACCAGTGTTAGTTAATTTTGCAGAGTTATGGCTAAAGAAGGGAAATTTTGTGATTACAAGTTGCCATTAAATGAATTGTAAaattactgttttattttctagaaaaaaaaaaaaggtacaaacTGTAAACTGTAATTGGCTTTACCATTCAGAGAGAGCTTTTACAtaaacaattttaacaaataagatgcaaatgaaaaaaatcttaccAGGAAGAATTACTTGAATGGGATAGCTTTTAGACATGGCATTTATAACTGTAATCATGGAAGAATTATTTCCCACATCCTTATGAAACTGACTCTAGAATTAGTGTATGTCATAGAGTAGGCACTCAAATACTTTTTAACTGACAATAAAAGAATTAGTATCTGATTCTGACATCATCTCTTAAGGCTGGAAACTTGATAGGCTGTAACctcacaattttttctttaaaatatcaatCTGTGGATCTCAAATGCAGACATAGATTAAGTCACAGCAATTCCATCCCACATCttaaattgaaatatttatgTGCTTTCTACAAATTAGAAAGGCTACCACCACCTTTTAATTCAAATATATCATGtaatataaatttctttttctaaaaagcaCTTTAGGTATTTCTTTCAGAAACTATCTTTATGAATACAagatagcttaaaaaaaaaggagcacgCCAACACTTTGGGAGTTATAAATACCAGACTGATGGTGCAGAAgtcaaaatacaaaacaaacttttaatacaaaaaaaagtaGTGAAACTGTTAAAGCATTTTTACCAGCCCCAATAGAAAATTCTCAAAAAGAAATAAGCTTTGCATAAACTGAGGTGTATACATTCTACTAAGTTATTAAATTCGAAAAGACCACAGTAATGGACAAATATTTATAGCAACATAAAACAAGTacttaatttcaaaaataatactttttttaaacacTAGAGTCAAAGAAAATGCTGCATACGTAGAATGTTTTCAAGTTACCTTCTCTTACACTAAAAGGCATTGTGACAACACCATATGCACTTGGTACGCCATATAAACAGCAGATGAAGTCAGAGAGATAGTCTAATACACTTAGATCATGCTCCACCACAATGATATAtctgaaaaattgaaaaagttttatttttatatgtaccATAACATATACAAGTAACTAAAACTCTTATATAGGTTATTTCTCTTTATTACAGTTGTAAATTTCAGGAAAACAGATAGTTTCAAAATTAAGTAGAAAGACCATATAAAACAAAGCCATAAAATATCATCTTTGAATATGGCTCATTATCTAAGACTATGTTTAAAACTTTTCctaagaaaaaaacatgaaatggtTCATGAGTATATGAAATAAATTTACAATCCATAtaaagaacatattttaaaataaactttacaaAGCAGAAACAATGATAATAGATTTAATTCAGAGGTAGCTTAAACTTTATTATACTATTCAATGTATTATTAAGTCTTTCCACTTGTCCTGTCCCATTTTATCTGTAGTATGGAATGCATAGAGAAACAGGTGACAGAATTCTTAATCTGAGGCTTTTCAATTTAGCTGGGGAAGAAACAGatatgaaacaacaacaaaaaagactaaGTGGCAAAATATGTTCTACAGATAAGATAACATACATATATCTAGCGCAGAATAGGTGAATAATAAATCTTTCCCCTGACTCCAAAACAGTGATTTTTTTGTGCCGCTATTTCCTGTtcatttttgcttattatttggcAATAACAAGGGATTAGTAAATGAAACTATATACCTATCCAAAGGTTGTTTTCAGCTAAGATCCTAAAGCAGTAATAACTCTATAGCACTAATGAGGTACTCCTGTTTATCTGAAGAGTGTTGAATGAAGTGTTGAATACATGTTGTCGTCATAGTCAATTTTTCCATAAAACTTTTTACCCTCCACTCTCCAAGCTCTTTCATGCTTCAACGTTCAATTTACATGAAAATGTCCTAGAAtacttaagaaagaaagaaatctatgCAGGATTAATCTATCACATAACAAGGTGGATTGGGCCTATCTCCAATTAAAGTATATATGCCTTTACCTGTTACAGAAGGATTATATACTACTATATACACAATATTGATTTAGTTCAGTGGTTTACAATAGCACACTCTGTTTGGGTATTATTTTTGATTATCACAATTAGGATGGCATCACTGCCATTTGGTGGGCAGAAGTGAGTCAGGAATGCATATGCCCTGCAAAGTGTGAAACAGTCCCATATGACTTTCAAATGCTCTGCCATTCCACACTGACCataaattagaataaaattgaaaagttTTTACAAGTTAAGCAAAAAGTTCAGTCATTTTGGCTATTATGGAGAAGGAAATTTAAATTgtgtaaatttaaatttatatactGTGCACATTGTTTATTCAATGCATTATATCATCTCCTATGACACATAAGTGAAGTTAGAGGAAAGCAATGTAGTTATTGCAAAAGCAATTAAACCCAATGGAAATGCACTGCAGAGAAGATATGAGAACATATTTAGTGAGTTTAGAATGAAATACATACATATTTGTAAAACATTTCTGTAGCATAGGAAATTTGTGTTGTAAAAATTTATTCTACAATTAAATTTTCAGTTgccttctgattttcagtcttacTGACAATATTCTTACAGGCAATTTATAAAGCCTCTTGTATTAGGGTTTCTTTTTCCAATCCATCCTCTATTCCTTATTTATTCAAACATATGATCTCTAAGACCTTTTCATATTGTTAACAACTAAATGTATCATAGAGTTAAGCATCCTGTGATTTTCCCTTACCATCAATCTATCATTATGAAAAGATTATTTTAACCCTATTCCTATAAACAAAACCCAGCACACTGATAAAAGTCTTATTCCATAATTTTCTCCAATTTGTCAAGTTGTTTTGACATGTTATCCTTAATACAAGGCTCTTTCCCGCTCATAATACAGAAAAAAGTCTTTGTGTTGCATTACATCTCACACTAGCTTTTACTCTAGGGTAATTCTAGATCTCTATTTATTTCACTTTCCTATTCTTCCTATAAAGAATAGCTCCtgattgcctttatttttttaaagatttattttttccccacctccaccccactgtttttgctgtgtccgtttgctgtgtggttttctgtatctatttctctttttggtcttctcatctttctcctctaggatccaGAGATTCTTTCTAGTCCTGGGGACcgctgatgtggagacaggttccttgtcaattgcgcctcagttcctggtctctgctgagcttcactttgactctttccttcgtctctcttttgttgtgtcatcatcttgctgcatgactcacttgcgcaggaactggctcactgcacaggcatgctttctcttttttcaccaggcggtcccagggtttgaacgtgggtcctcccatatggtaggtggaggccttatcacttgatcACCTTTAATTTTCCCTGATcacctttaattttaaattttattcactaCAAGTCGTATGTGTACCTGATGACTTCATTATTTTCTAATGTTATTTGCCTGCCTGAGCATGTATTGAAATAAATGTCATCTGActgcaaaatattttaagttctttttattaCAAGTAAGACATTATTTGGTATCTAATCAAGATATCAATAAATACTATAGATTCATTTTCGTATAATAAAgggtgtaaatttttttttataaaacggCTTGAGAACTACTGATTTAACTATTTGTGTATTCCTTCCTTTATGAgacatggtattttttttttttttttttaccagattgTGAAGTTCTTGCAGTCTGGGACTGTATTTTATACACCTGCATTTTGCAAAGAGCATATCATAATGCTCATGCATATGTATGAAGTGAAAATTAAAGCTATCTGGCCTGAATAAGATGGCTTCTTTATCAATATTTCAAAGTAGGATTTACTGTTTATCCTCTGCAGCACTTATGTTCCTTGAATTGAGTTTTTCATTAATTCTGAAAAATTCTCAGCCATGATCTCTTCATGGCTTTTTCAGAGTCCTATATTAAGGTATATGTAATCTTCTCCATCCCCCACATCTCTGAACCTCCCTCCTGTATTTTCACTTCACTTTTGCTCTGCTGTATTCTGCTAACTTTCAGAAACCAACTTTTTAGTGGTCTAACACTCTTTTCTGCTGTTCCTAAACTGCCTAATCTGACCAGTGAGTTTTCAATGTCAATGACTATTCTTTCAGTAAGTGTTTTTGCTTTTAACATTTACCAGTTGCTATTTTGTAGTTCCACACTTAGGGTTATGAatcctcttttttgtctttatttcaaatattgaTATTTTAGTCTCTTTTCAGAATGTCACCTGAAGTTGTTGGAGGTCTTATCATACTGTCTGTTGTATCTGCTGACTAATTTGTAACTGGTTTCCTTCTGTAATTCATTATCCTGGATTTGAGCTTCATAAGGCTTTACCTGTAGGAATTCTGTGTGATCAGGGTTGATAACATATCCCTCCAGAGTAGTTTTATATCTGCTTCTGCTAGGTGCAAATAGGGCTACAAACTCcatgatcttttaaaatgttaatttctcTGCTTGGAAGGTTCCTAGACTTCACTGGTTATATAAATTTCAACTCCTTGCATGTAAGGTGATGGACCATGAATAGAGATTTGAATAGGAGCCTTCCACTCCCAATGAGCTCAGTGAGAGACAAATGTATGCTTTTTTGACATTAAGTGCTGATAGACAATTTTTATAGTTTGTTTCCAATTTACCCTTTTGCTAAGAAAGTAGTGCTTTGAGGGTCCTGGCATTTTATGTTACTCCAACATGAAGCCTTGTTTTTTGTGCCCAGGTGGGTATGAAAATCCACAATCTAGTACAGATACCAGCAACATCCCTCAAGAAAGCCATGTCCTCATCTCTTTTCATTGATTTATAGTTCCCTAAGGATTTCTCTTGGCTTTCTTATAAAATCAGCTGTGTATTTAAAAGGATGTTTTCTTAAATCAGCTACTAAGGAGAGGCAATATGGTATAAAAATACTGAATAAAAAAACCCTGGTTTCTGGTCATAGTTATGCTATATAGTCAATTTGTAATCTAGTGCAAATAACTTTCTACCCTAACCCTgacttcatctttaaaatgggaatatcaTTTAAACATTCTAACTCACAAGATTTACCATGAGGATCAAGTTGGATAATGGATTTTAAAACTCTGTAAACTAAAAAGGCACCACATAAATACAGGACGTTGGCAAGATCCTGAACAACATAAACtactctgattcttttttttttaataattttttttttaagcttttatctccccttccccctcccaaccccagttgtctgttctctgtgtctatttgctgtgtcttgtctgcttctgttgttgtcagcggcacgggaatctgtgtttctttttgttgtgtcatcttgttgtgtcagttctccgtgtgtgcggcaccattcctgggcaggctgcactttcttttgtgctgggcggctctccttacggggcacactccttgcgcgtggggctcccctacgcgggggacacccctgtgtggcacggcactccttgtgcgcatcagcactgcgcatgggccagctccacatgggtcaaggaggccaggagtttgaactgtggacctcccatgtggtagacggacaccctaaccactgggccaagtccgccgccatctGCTGATTCTTATAATGCTctaaatcagttttttttttttgggtgaaATCACATATCCATTTGAGAATCTGGTAAAAGTTATAGATCTCCTTCCCAGAAAGCCATACATATATTCCAAAGTCTGTATATAATTTCAGAGTATTTATAGGCTCCCTGGAAACAGAGGTGGTAATAAATGAATCTTGTACTAAGAGCCTCTAATCTAGATAAAAGGGAGTAAATTCAGGTGGTAGCGCTAATAAACTAATATAGAAAACATGTATAAGTCCTGGTGCTGTCTTTGGAAATCTGTAAAAttccccaaaacaaaaacaaaaacaacacaagcATATATACCAGATCTGCACTTACCTGTCTGGATTTATTAGCGATCGTATAGTAATAGCAGCCTTTAAACGCTGCTTGACATCTAGGTAACTAGAAGGTTCATCAAACATgaaactatgaaaaaataaaagagaagcaaATACAACAATTTTAAGACAAAGATGACCTAATTCTATCTTGTATGTTATTTTAAGGCATCATAATATAGATAGCCTctgattaacaacaacaaaaatcccctcatatactaatgcaaagtgcacTCCATAATGGTGCCAACACTTGTATTCTGTTCACAAGTGGAAGGAAGAACAAAATTATCAAAAGCAGGGCTAGCATACCATTATGGGGAAAGCCTACCAGATTAGGCTTTCAAACTGGTAGCCTCTTTAGAAGATATATATAGTCTAAAGTAGTTCAGAAAACTTTTCTCTTAATTAACTAAAGTCAGttataataaaacaaatgaagtttTTTGAAAGGAGGGTATGGTATAGAATTCACTGAGCACTTTATGAAGTTGAGTTAGCCTGCACTGGATACCAATGTAGAaatgtcataaaaaaaataaaaaataaaaaaataactgggAGAGAGGCAGGAAAGAAATATACCTTTCTCAATTCCTCATTTCCCCTTTATATGGCATGTCAACCTGACCTAGAGCTTTAGACCTCATTCTCTACGTAAGATACTTTTAAAAGCTtgttagaaaaaaaatacaacccaaacaaacaaaacaaaagagccTGCTAGACTAGCTGGAAAACTTGATTCAAATAATCTTTTTATGAAAAAGGATGTTTTAAATttatctaaatgtgattttgccCCCCTGCaggaataacaacaaaaaaaagggatggTGGATACAGAACTGCTTCAACATCTTACCTTGAATTTCAGCCTTAGATGCTATTTTTATTCAGTTTCTCTCAAAACTATTGCTTTATTACCAGCATTACAAGTAAAAACTCTAAAATAAGGATTAAGATACACAAAAGAGGTAAATATAACCTACATATCAGCTTTCTGTATGCAAACGACAGCACAAGCAAATCTCTGCAACTCTCCTCCTGATAGATCTTCAACATTTCGTTCTTTTAGATGGGTTAAATCTACAAAGAACATAGAGATACTGTGCTCAATATTATAGGTTTTATTTTACCTCTTCTATGCAAAATGTACACAACATATCATCCtgcttttgaatattttatagttGAAAACAACATagcataaaaagcaaatatgacaATTACCAGAGATATTCTCATTCATTTTAGTAGCCCATATAAACATGCATACCTTTATGACTTAAATTCAGGgccttttaaaacacattaacaACATTAATGCTTACCAAGCTGTTGACATACAATTGCCTGCGTCTTTGTTTCATCCTTTCGGTCCAAAATAGACCCAACTGTTCCCTgccacaataacagaaatattatatatgttaccactACTTTTCTTCAGTGATAACAAGAATCACAAAGTAAAACAGGTTTTCTTTGATGTAGCTTTTATACCTTCCTAAACAGCAACTGACCTTTGCAGCTTTGGGAATTTGGTCTACATACTGAGGTTTAATAATGGCTTTCAGGTCATCTTCTAGAATCTTGGTAAAGTAATTTTGCAATTCAGATCCTCGGAAGTAAGTCAAAATTTCTTGCCAATCAGGTGGATCCTAGAAAAGTAACATATAAGTATCTGAAtttaaataatacaattttaagAGGATGAATCTATAAGAGTAAAACAGCAAAAACGATACTTTTTTCATgaagaatagagtatgatatACTAAAAGTTTTTCatcaatacaaaataaaacatcCAAATATAATACTTTTGGCTTCTAACACAACTGCAAGATTGGAGTTGGATTTAATTTTAAATCGAGGTTTACCAACTCATAACAATTTAAGCCACAAACAGatttaacaaagaataaaatagtttcATCCATTCACCAGAATTTTACAAATCTTCTTGAAAATTagaatttcaaaacaaaacaaaacatacagcCCCTCCTTCAAAGTCTCACAAAACCAACCCGagatagttttattttataaggAAGTAATACATACATCATACTTTCCCAGGTTTGGTTTTTGCTTTCCtgctaaaatttttaaagcagttgACTTTCCAATACCATTAGTTCCAACTAATCCCAAAACTTCGCCTGGACGAGGGATAGGCAACCTGTTATAGTGCAGAAAAATTAAACAACGCAGACTTGGGCAGAAAAAAGCTACACAGTATAAGAATGGTGTATTTTAATGCACTTTTACTCCACACGCATCCATTAATAAGCTAAGATATATATGCCAGATATTATTGGCTATCAGGAAAAAGCCAGCCAAGATTAACTTAAACTGTTAATTGTTAGCAATGCATCCATAACCAAGATCACTTGAAATTTTATTGACTCAATTTTCATTCAAAGTCCATTCTAAAGTAACATGTCTTTTTTTACACACAAGGCTCAGTCTAATGTGTAACAAAATGCTTTGGTACAAAATTATATAGCAGGTGCAACCTcacacttttgttttgttttgttttgttttctggccTGCCATTTACTTACAAGGAGAAAAGTGCCACATCAACCAGACATATTCCACTTCATTCTCCCTGTTGCAGTAGGCCCTTAAAGCTGGCAGGTTGAGAAATACCTTTTTATTAGTTAAATCTAGACTCCCAGATTAAAAATATTAACGTTCAGCAGATAAAATTCTCAAATAATTAAGAACTTGCTTGTGACTTAATATATTCAAATTTAGAGTAATATTCTCTGTAGATTATAAGagcaaaggataaataaaatcagacaaGTCTTCTAAAAAAGGTGCTTTGGGGATTAGGGTACTATATACATTAGTGTTTTGTAACTGTGGTTCAGAACCCAGGAAGGCTTTTTAAAAGAATCACCTGGGACCTTTTTAAACATTCTGAGGGCCAGACTGTATATCGATATAGATATACTGATGTAAACCACCTGGGTTTCTTAAGCCTGGCCattagtagtttttaaaaaatcctaacaTGAAATTCTAACATGAGTCAGAATGAATCACTGACATAGAGTATGATTTGGATCATGTTATATAATCCTGTATTTTCCTTTGGTGAACCGTTAATACCATTCCTATCCTTTTTTCCTTTACACTGAAAAGTGCAAACAGAATTTGGAAATTCAAAATATTCTCAATGTTACTGAATTAAAGCACAATGTTGACTTGAAAATATACCTGTGAAGTTTGAAGGCATTGGCACAGTATCGATGGGTTGTTTCTTTTTCCAAGTTGCTTGGTAAATTGACAATTGATAAAGCGCCAAAGGGACATTTCTgttatttaaagtaaagaaattaCTTTATGTATTAATTTTCAGAGTTATAAACACGACTAAAATGGatagaattagaaaattataaaCAAGAAATCTTCCAAACATGAGTTTGTGAAACtcctcttatttcattttcttattgacttaaaacaaaacaaaaaaacaaaactaagttCCTTGTAGAAGGGAATCATATTGCCATATTTTGTACTCCCTTAGGCATTTAATGTTTAATGTGAAAAATCTTATAAAACTTAGGTGGTGTTTTTTAAAGACAAGAGAAGGTTAGAAATCAACATAAAAACTGGTCACTGAGGATATGACTCCATATTCAATCTATCACATGAGCTTTCCCTTTACTTCCTTCAATTATTCCTGTCCTTACGTGCTTCCTTTTCTACCTTGTAAGGTCATTTAAGGTAATGGACTGTATCGTTTTTGGCTATTTACATCTCACCAAGATAGCATATTACTTTTGTAGAGGGCAAGGGTTAATTAATGTCTTTCCCTTGTGACTTTTATCCATCCCATAAAAGATGCTCCAATTCCAGctgagtaaattaaaaaaaaaaaaaaaaaaaaaaaagatttattcatagAAAAGTGTAATATTTGATTATCAGATAAATGTCCAAGACACAATAATGGAAGACCAGGGAGGTCATTTAAGAGCGGTAATGTGGCTAGAAAACCTTCTTAATGTACAGATGACTATAAAAGTACAAACAGAATATAACCTCAAATTAGAAATCTGTTAGGTAGAACTGTTCAATTAGTCCAGAGGACCAATTCATGGTCTTTGTGCATAAAGGCTTCAGTGAATTTCCATTAAGTTATAAGAACgtaaagaaagggggaaaaaaaaccctctcATCAATATTTTTTCAGCTACTCAAAAGTATGTACTTTATATATAAGTATGTACAAAGCCTGAAATCTCATCTCTCTACagcagcaatgaaagaaaacagaataaatgataatatattgttcaaaaacACATTCCCATTACCTATGACACAAACATCTAATGAGAGATTAGTAAATATGTGCTAGAAGGGATGTTTCCTGTCTGCCTTTCTAAAACAAGGGAAAATGTTTTTAGGAATCTATGAAATCTTTCTGGATACTTAGATTaggttaaattttaaaatctgtgaCTGTGtgcatttgtatttaaaatgtgtgaacttaaaattaaacacaaacTTGAAGCCGAAAAAAAACATACATACTATGACAACATTTATTCTTACATTTCCCAACAGTTCTGACAAAGACATGTTGGAGAAGGTCCTTCTCAGAAAATggtaaaaaagagaaactaaattTGAGTATGgcaaggataatttttaaaatgggtggtcTGATTcactaaaaatgcaaaaatattagaTTACTCATATAAGAATTTCATTTCCCTGTATTTACattctttattcattatttaatattttgcctccttaaaaataattataatgtacTCAGAATTTTCAGGTTTCATTTTCAGGTTACAAATTTGCTCtggtaaataaaatgttaatacttACTTTAATACAAATACCGCAACCAATACAAAGAGTTTCAGAAATCCATGCTATTTTGCTCTGGGGTGTAACCTCTATACATAGTTTTCCTagtaaaggaaaattatagagtTAAGTCATTTTCCCCAATCTGCTTATTTTCTGAACATTGTTATTTAGGCAATGCTGGTTCCAAATTTCCATACAGAAGCAGATTTTCAACAAGGCCACAGAAAGAAACACATTTGAGATGTCTAAATCAATGCTTTGTGGGGTAAATTTCTGCATATATTCCATATACGAGTACTCTTAGCAGGCAATAGGGATATAACactaattatttattttgttaaattctcTACTGGAGAAGAAAATATGCTAGTAAAAATAAGGCAGATCctgaaaaagctttatttttgagcTGACTTATCCAAATCATTTCACAAAACAAAATATGCCTCAAATTGGGACACCAGAGACAGGAATAACATATGTTAGCTAGATCAGTGAGGCTCCAAAAAGGTATGCAGTTATTTAATatgcaagaaaaattaaaattggcaCTAGGGACATTAAAAACATTTTCGAATAGCATGGGAGACAACAGATGACAGTTAACACTCCTTTCAAGATTCACTGAGTGTATCCTCACTAGAACATTTAACATAATAATCACTTTAACATAGCCCTTAAAGACTACCAATAATTCTTCAACTCTGAATTGCTGGAAATTTATTTAATATTGAATATATAGTAAAGCCTCAAGAATAGTCATTCCTATTATGCActcttcttttaaatataaaaattgtatGAAATACAAAGATAAAACAGCAGTCCCTACTCCTGACAAAGTAATTACAAGACTTTTTAGCATTATAAGAATCTCAGTTACCCGAACTCTACTTTGATTTCATATTCCATAACTTTTAAATTATAACAAAAACTGGCTttcttatctttatattttaaataaactaatgaagaaaacaaacagaac from the Dasypus novemcinctus isolate mDasNov1 chromosome 1, mDasNov1.1.hap2, whole genome shotgun sequence genome contains:
- the ABCE1 gene encoding ATP-binding cassette sub-family E member 1 — encoded protein: MADKLTRIAIVNHDKCKPKKCRQECKKSCPVVRMGKLCIEVTPQSKIAWISETLCIGCGICIKKCPFGALSIVNLPSNLEKETTHRYCANAFKLHRLPIPRPGEVLGLVGTNGIGKSTALKILAGKQKPNLGKYDDPPDWQEILTYFRGSELQNYFTKILEDDLKAIIKPQYVDQIPKAAKGTVGSILDRKDETKTQAIVCQQLDLTHLKERNVEDLSGGELQRFACAVVCIQKADIFMFDEPSSYLDVKQRLKAAITIRSLINPDRYIIVVEHDLSVLDYLSDFICCLYGVPSAYGVVTMPFSVREGINIFLDGYVPTENLRFRDASLVFKVAETANEEEVKKMCMYKYPGMKKKMGEFELAIVAGEFTDSEIMVMLGENGTGKTTFIRMLAGRLKPDEGGEVPVLNVSYKPQKISPKSTGSVRQLLHEKIRDAYTHPQFVTDVMKPLQIENIIDQEVQTLSGGELQRVALALCLGKPADVYLIDEPSAYLDSEQRLMAARVVKRFILHAKKTAFVVEHDFIMATYLADRVIVFDGVPSKNTVANSPQTLLAGMNKFLSQLEITFRRDPNNYRPRINKLNSIKDVEQKKSGNYFFLDD